A region from the Drosophila ananassae strain 14024-0371.13 chromosome 2L, ASM1763931v2, whole genome shotgun sequence genome encodes:
- the LOC6499378 gene encoding uncharacterized protein LOC6499378: protein MDLDILKPWIIILSTWSLLQLNFEDCQAVPGGGSSGERVHIRLHMPEVVRQHTHFHNVYKYPRKMPIHPAPAPPPTTIASLYPKFPGKPQVQLLGYTTAVGGSGPMSPNLMQLMATAATPTLMPTPTSLAPNYGPALFDNYNQAVSSLSSATTTTTTVRPPQLFKSSSSQKQQQLLEQIFTPHQSNEEDSSTEDNQLENNSLLNQNFLEALQREYLSKFGGRRKRKKTGSKKYKIPSKDYSNYYQSKPTYYQDEDVSENFEDYQDEPLNEDYEEVMKMSTPQKYSGYYPSGSDEVDQDSAQGYDNAVAFSGQDNSISSTIPTMEEFLEDVNSPSSGFSGVGSYDPYGNSNGFQSWHPSPTSTAPGNSWSRPTTSHPFPSSSKGPNKTRPVRSRGRTKIRYVKLITRKKRKNHIRTKRYRT, encoded by the exons ATGGATTTGGATATCCTGAAGCCTTGGATCATCATTTTGAGCACATGGAGCCTTTTGCAATTGAACTTCGAGGATTGCCAGGCCGTTCctggcggcggcagcagcggggaGAG agtTCATATAAGACTGCACATGCCGGAGGTGGTGCGCCAGCACACCCACTTCCACAATGTGTACAAGTATCCTCGGAAAATGCCCATCCATCCAGCTCCAGCCCCGCCACCCACAACGATAGCATCGCTCTATCCAAAGTTTCCGGGGAAACCTCAGGTTCAGCTATTGGGCTATACAACGGCGGTGGGCGGATCGGGACCGATGTCGCCGAATTTAATGCAGCTAATGGCTACGGCAGCCACGCCCACACTCATGCCAACGCCCACAAGTTTGGCGCCAAACTATGGGCCCGCATTATTCGATAATTACAATCAGGCCGTGTCCTCTTTATCGAGTGCCACAACCACCACAACGACAGTTCGGCCTCCACAGCTCTTCAAATCCTCATCCAgccagaaacagcaacaattGTTGGAGCAAATTTTCACACCTCATCAATCGAATGAAGAGGACAGTTCCACGGAAGATAATCAGTTGGAAAATAACTCATTGCTGAACCAAAATTTCCTAGAAGCCTTGCAAAGGGAGTACCTTTCGAAATTCGGAGGACGTCGCAAACGAAAGAAGACGGGTTCCaaaaagtacaaaataccCAGCAAGGACTATTCAAATTACTATCAGAGTAAGCCCACTTATTACCAGGACGAAGATGTGTCCGAAAACTTTGAAGATTACCAGGATGAACCTCTAAATGAGGATTACGAGGAAGTGATGAAGATGAGCACCCCACAAAAATATAGCGGATACTATCCCTCTGGATCGGATGAAGTGGATCAGGATAGTGCTCAGGGCTATGACAATGCGGTGGCTTTCAGTGGCCAGGATAATAGCATTTCCTCGACGATACCGACAATGGAGGAGTTTTTAGAGGATGTGAATAGCCCAAGCTCCGGATTTAGTGGCGTTGGAAGTTATGATCCATACGGGAATTCCAATGGCTTCCAATCGTGGCATCCCTCACCAACCAGCACTGCTCCGGGCAATAGTTGGTCCAGACCCACGACTTCTCATCCGTTTCCCAGTTCCTCAAAAGGACCCAACAAGACGAGGCCTGTTAGATCCCGAGGACGAACTAAGATACGTTACGTCAAGCTAATCACTCGAAAGAAACGCAAAAATCACATAAGAACGAAAAGATATAGAACTTAA